In Streptomyces canus, one DNA window encodes the following:
- a CDS encoding serine/threonine-protein kinase, with amino-acid sequence MSGQRPASADDAAAALRQTGALPLRLGDPRHVGPYAPVALLGSGGMGRVYLARPADDSPGLVAVKVIRPEYAEDPRFRRRFEREAAVHARLRTPHAPRLCGTGFEDEVLWMATEYLPGFDLAEAVKAYGALETAAVWRLVAELGQALAGLAVEEIVHRDLKPSNVLLSVRGAHVIDFGISKAADASAITGTGNRVGTPAYMSPEHLREGRSDTASDVFSLAGTLVYAATGRAPFGDGTGVDVMHRVAYEDPNPEVVGEIAEADAELGSLLTACLDKEPVRRPTPQELIDAAGLRPVPSAWPEPLGGKVLARQQAYEALHRLPVEVISRLRSPGDLLLLRSAPMPEPAPPDARAPEKDDSSAATPPPAQPDPMDVPARSRRTALLVAVAGVAICVVAAVALLLIRQDPPAAASPKAGATSADGTGPRDATGGSVSPSTSGLTRPDVDGAVEEDRDAKAGTASTEPEASGSVGDQDDNAVPPGETPSTALSPTPSPDSPSVGTDTAPWLSECTYYAGNGRTRLGDSGKRVQQVQCILTERGYSVGSSGVDGEFGSGTESAVQAFQSERGLNTDGVVAHDTWVALRSAG; translated from the coding sequence TTGTCGGGACAGCGGCCGGCGTCGGCGGACGACGCGGCTGCCGCACTGCGGCAGACCGGTGCCTTACCACTGCGCCTCGGCGACCCGAGGCACGTCGGACCCTATGCGCCGGTCGCGCTGCTCGGCAGCGGTGGCATGGGACGGGTGTATCTGGCGCGTCCCGCGGACGACAGCCCGGGCCTGGTCGCGGTGAAGGTGATCAGGCCGGAGTACGCGGAGGATCCGAGGTTCCGGCGCCGGTTCGAGCGCGAGGCGGCCGTGCACGCCCGTCTTCGTACCCCGCACGCACCCCGCCTGTGCGGCACGGGCTTCGAGGACGAGGTGCTGTGGATGGCCACGGAGTACCTCCCCGGCTTCGATCTTGCCGAAGCCGTGAAGGCGTACGGCGCCCTGGAGACGGCCGCGGTCTGGCGGCTGGTGGCGGAGCTGGGGCAGGCACTCGCGGGCCTCGCCGTCGAGGAGATCGTGCACCGGGACCTGAAGCCGTCCAACGTGTTGCTGTCCGTCCGGGGCGCGCATGTGATCGACTTCGGGATTTCCAAGGCGGCCGACGCGAGCGCGATCACCGGCACGGGCAACCGGGTGGGGACACCGGCCTATATGTCGCCCGAGCACCTGCGAGAGGGCCGGTCCGACACGGCGTCGGACGTGTTCTCGCTGGCCGGGACTCTGGTCTACGCGGCAACGGGGCGTGCGCCGTTCGGCGACGGCACAGGGGTCGACGTGATGCACCGGGTGGCGTACGAGGACCCGAACCCGGAGGTGGTCGGCGAGATCGCGGAGGCGGACGCGGAGCTCGGTTCGCTGCTGACCGCCTGCCTGGACAAGGAGCCCGTACGGCGACCCACTCCGCAGGAGCTGATCGACGCCGCGGGGTTACGCCCCGTGCCGTCGGCCTGGCCGGAGCCACTGGGCGGCAAGGTGCTCGCCCGGCAGCAGGCGTACGAGGCGCTGCACCGCCTGCCTGTCGAGGTCATCAGCCGTCTCCGGTCCCCGGGCGACCTGCTGCTGCTCCGGTCCGCACCCATGCCGGAGCCTGCTCCGCCCGATGCGCGGGCACCGGAGAAGGACGACAGCTCCGCGGCCACGCCCCCGCCCGCACAGCCGGACCCGATGGACGTCCCAGCCCGGAGCCGTAGGACAGCGTTATTGGTCGCCGTCGCGGGCGTCGCGATCTGTGTCGTGGCTGCCGTGGCCTTATTGCTCATCCGTCAGGATCCCCCCGCGGCCGCATCCCCGAAAGCCGGTGCCACCAGCGCAGACGGCACCGGCCCCCGTGACGCCACCGGCGGTTCGGTGTCCCCGAGTACGAGTGGACTGACCCGCCCGGACGTCGACGGCGCCGTCGAGGAGGACCGCGACGCCAAGGCGGGGACCGCCTCGACGGAGCCCGAGGCCTCGGGCTCCGTCGGCGACCAGGACGACAACGCGGTGCCTCCCGGTGAGACTCCGTCCACCGCGCTCTCCCCCACGCCGTCCCCCGACAGCCCGTCCGTCGGGACCGACACCGCGCCCTGGCTCTCGGAGTGCACGTACTACGCCGGCAACGGACGCACCCGCCTCGGCGACAGCGGCAAACGCGTACAGCAGGTGCAGTGCATCCTGACCGAGCGCGGGTACAGCGTGGGAAGCAGTGGCGTGGACGGTGAGTTCGGGTCGGGCACGGAGTCCGCGGTCCAGGCCTTCCAGAGCGAGCGGGGGCTGAACACCGACGGCGTCGTCGCGCACGACACCTGGGTCGCCCTGCGCAGCGCCGGGTGA
- a CDS encoding FG-GAP repeat protein: MNITTRTKRRTAGSAAVAAASFLLLAGAGILAAPTAFAGVPGGTSAADRNSDFNGDGYSDLLTGVPEGAVDGKEGAGYVTVQYGAPNGIGTNNTVPKGRVQLVSQSTKGVPGTSETGDHFGQGVATGDLDGDGYDDAVIGTPGEDEGTVEDAGRVTVVYGSAKGLDTGRTATVAAATPAEGARFGHAVAAARFTGDIDGDQLVVLDQKVGLHVFTYHAGVLRQVGTPHATGHTLQAAYLTTGDYDSDGFADLVVSGYSPDDDYTKGWSAYYAGGAEGLRYGRDLHGGLGTASGDINGDGYDDLVVGQLSGVDEAAGDAEAPGGLVGVYYGGEEGPAGEEGPGFAPQWWSQNSPGLLGSPGVDDSWGNDVSVADVDGDGYADLAVGGPGEDADGEQGAGAVSLLRGSREGLTATGFQHFDQNTPGIPGAAEASDGWGAQVRLIDTDGDGRAELVAAAPDENAGDGAVWLLPASGKGLLADGSRSYGAAALGGSAHGAHFGSVIDE, from the coding sequence ATGAACATCACCACGCGCACCAAGCGGCGTACCGCAGGCTCGGCCGCCGTCGCTGCGGCCTCCTTCCTGCTGCTGGCGGGAGCGGGCATCCTGGCCGCACCGACCGCGTTCGCGGGCGTCCCGGGCGGCACCTCCGCCGCCGACCGCAACAGCGACTTCAACGGCGACGGCTACAGCGACCTCCTCACCGGCGTCCCGGAGGGCGCGGTCGACGGCAAGGAGGGCGCCGGGTACGTCACCGTGCAGTACGGCGCTCCCAACGGCATCGGCACCAACAACACCGTGCCCAAGGGCCGGGTCCAGCTCGTCAGCCAGTCGACCAAGGGCGTGCCCGGAACCTCCGAGACCGGCGACCACTTCGGACAGGGGGTCGCGACCGGCGACCTGGACGGCGACGGCTACGACGACGCGGTCATCGGCACGCCCGGCGAGGACGAGGGCACCGTCGAGGACGCGGGCCGGGTGACCGTCGTCTACGGATCCGCGAAGGGCCTCGACACCGGGCGCACCGCGACCGTCGCCGCCGCCACGCCCGCCGAGGGCGCACGGTTCGGCCATGCGGTGGCCGCCGCCCGGTTCACCGGGGACATCGACGGCGACCAGCTCGTCGTCCTGGACCAGAAGGTGGGCCTGCACGTCTTCACGTACCACGCCGGCGTCCTGCGCCAGGTCGGCACCCCGCACGCCACCGGCCACACCCTCCAGGCCGCCTACCTGACCACCGGCGACTACGACAGCGACGGCTTCGCCGACCTCGTGGTCTCCGGTTACAGCCCCGATGACGACTACACCAAGGGCTGGTCCGCCTACTACGCGGGTGGCGCCGAAGGCCTGCGCTACGGGCGCGACCTGCACGGCGGCCTGGGCACCGCCTCCGGCGACATCAACGGCGACGGCTATGACGACCTCGTCGTCGGCCAGCTCAGCGGCGTGGACGAGGCAGCCGGCGACGCGGAAGCGCCCGGCGGCCTGGTCGGCGTCTACTACGGCGGTGAGGAAGGGCCCGCCGGTGAGGAGGGCCCCGGCTTCGCCCCGCAGTGGTGGTCGCAGAACTCCCCCGGCCTGCTCGGCTCGCCCGGCGTGGACGACTCGTGGGGCAACGACGTCTCCGTGGCCGACGTCGACGGTGACGGATACGCCGACCTTGCCGTCGGTGGGCCCGGCGAGGACGCGGACGGCGAACAGGGGGCGGGCGCGGTGTCGCTGCTGCGCGGCTCGCGAGAGGGCCTGACCGCCACCGGTTTCCAGCACTTCGACCAGAACACCCCGGGCATCCCCGGAGCCGCCGAGGCCAGTGACGGCTGGGGCGCCCAGGTGCGGCTGATCGACACCGACGGCGACGGCCGGGCCGAGCTGGTGGCCGCCGCGCCCGACGAGAACGCCGGCGACGGCGCGGTATGGCTGCTGCCCGCGAGCGGCAAGGGACTGCTCGCCGACGGTTCCCGTTCCTACGGCGCCGCCGCTCTCGGCGGTAGCGCCCACGGTGCCCACTTCGGCTCGGTGATCGACGAGTGA
- a CDS encoding VOC family protein, whose product MTADDRNILARGRVATRLPAQDLDRARRFYAEQLGLDPVDERPGGLLYRCGGTDFALFQSTGASPGTFTQMGWEVDDIETVVSQLRQRGVVFEEVDLPGFRTRNGIADIDGNYPSKNSRGERAAWFRDSEGNLLGIGEPVH is encoded by the coding sequence ATGACCGCAGACGACAGGAACATTCTGGCCCGGGGTCGCGTGGCGACCAGGCTTCCCGCGCAGGACCTGGACCGCGCCCGGCGCTTCTACGCCGAGCAGTTGGGGCTCGATCCCGTCGACGAACGCCCCGGCGGACTGCTGTACCGCTGCGGGGGCACCGACTTCGCCCTCTTCCAGTCGACAGGGGCCTCGCCCGGGACCTTCACCCAGATGGGATGGGAGGTGGACGACATCGAGACCGTCGTCTCCCAGCTGCGGCAGCGTGGCGTGGTCTTCGAGGAGGTCGACCTACCCGGCTTCCGTACAAGGAACGGCATCGCCGACATCGACGGCAACTACCCCAGCAAGAACTCCCGAGGAGAGCGCGCGGCCTGGTTCCGTGACAGCGAGGGCAACCTGCTGGGCATCGGCGAGCCAGTGCACTGA
- a CDS encoding glycoside hydrolase family 97 protein: protein MAVPIRTAVAALCASLAAAVLTTAPAQAEQHDQAWSLSAGAHAPRAQVTLDDATGTLSLAVSRDGRTVIEPSPVGIVTEQADLSKDLRFLHRKNRTIQERYRAKSGKRLDRFLRMNETRLSFATAAGARLDVVVRASADGIAYRYALPAGSGDVLGETSAFTLPADSKAWLGTYRVDNEGQFVQYTAATAPTGEYSDQALFATDGGYTLLAESDLTGAYSGARLAHTEGTGTYRIKLADDRIKSDGPLATPWRAMVTGDLATVTRSTFTDDLAPASKVADPSWIRPGTVLWTWLAGGREAGQSLTAQKAFVDYAAKRNWPYEAVDAGWYFKTDEWDTTDPNWQTNSWMPELVQYARAKGVGIIVWIHQRDLDTPEERAQWLPTLEKWGVKGVKIDFMNSEAQPMLQWYDAILKETAAHHLMIDFHGSTIPKGIQRTWPQVMTLEGVAGEEKRTNTAAHLTTLPFTRNVIGSMDFTPGAFQRVGLRPNSDAAEVGLTVAYESGLQMFAGTPESYEARPLARAYLDQVPAAWDDTRLLAGEPGQEAVLARRSGERWFLGGLYAGAARTAAVPLSLGPGRWLVETIRDGADGLVQDRQVLRGGDTLSVDVVANGGFAALACPWRPGLTTCYR, encoded by the coding sequence ATGGCAGTTCCGATCAGAACCGCGGTCGCCGCGCTCTGCGCCTCGCTGGCGGCCGCCGTTCTCACCACCGCACCCGCACAGGCCGAACAGCACGACCAGGCCTGGTCCCTGTCCGCAGGAGCACACGCGCCGCGCGCGCAGGTCACCCTCGACGACGCCACGGGCACGCTGAGCCTCGCCGTGTCCCGGGACGGCCGTACGGTCATCGAACCGTCACCGGTCGGCATCGTCACCGAACAGGCCGACCTGTCCAAGGACTTGCGCTTCCTGCACCGCAAGAACCGTACGATTCAGGAGCGTTACCGTGCGAAGTCCGGCAAACGCCTGGACCGCTTCCTCCGCATGAACGAGACCCGTCTCTCCTTCGCCACGGCCGCGGGCGCCCGTCTCGACGTCGTCGTCCGCGCCTCCGCGGACGGAATCGCCTACCGCTATGCCCTGCCCGCGGGATCCGGTGACGTCCTCGGCGAGACGTCCGCCTTCACTCTCCCGGCGGACTCGAAGGCGTGGCTCGGCACCTACCGGGTGGACAACGAGGGCCAGTTCGTCCAGTACACGGCGGCGACAGCGCCCACGGGTGAGTACTCCGACCAAGCGCTGTTCGCGACCGACGGCGGCTACACCCTGCTCGCCGAGTCCGACCTCACCGGCGCCTACTCCGGTGCCCGCCTCGCCCACACCGAGGGCACCGGCACCTACCGGATCAAGCTCGCGGACGACCGGATCAAGAGCGACGGCCCTCTCGCCACCCCCTGGCGCGCCATGGTCACCGGCGACCTCGCCACCGTCACCCGCTCCACGTTCACCGACGACCTCGCCCCCGCCTCCAAAGTCGCCGACCCCTCCTGGATCCGGCCCGGCACCGTGCTGTGGACCTGGCTCGCCGGCGGCCGCGAAGCCGGCCAGAGCCTGACGGCGCAGAAGGCCTTCGTCGACTACGCCGCGAAGAGGAACTGGCCCTACGAGGCCGTAGACGCGGGCTGGTACTTCAAGACCGACGAATGGGACACCACCGACCCGAACTGGCAGACCAACAGCTGGATGCCCGAGCTCGTCCAGTACGCCCGTGCCAAGGGCGTCGGCATCATCGTCTGGATCCACCAGCGCGACCTCGACACCCCCGAGGAACGCGCCCAGTGGCTGCCGACCCTGGAGAAGTGGGGTGTGAAGGGCGTCAAGATCGACTTCATGAACTCCGAGGCGCAGCCCATGCTCCAGTGGTACGACGCCATCCTCAAGGAGACCGCCGCCCACCACCTCATGATCGACTTCCACGGCTCCACCATCCCCAAGGGCATCCAGCGCACCTGGCCGCAGGTCATGACCCTGGAGGGCGTCGCGGGCGAGGAGAAGCGCACCAACACCGCCGCCCATCTCACCACCCTGCCGTTCACCCGCAACGTCATCGGCTCCATGGACTTCACGCCCGGCGCCTTCCAGCGCGTCGGTCTGCGGCCCAACTCCGACGCGGCCGAGGTCGGACTCACCGTCGCCTACGAGTCGGGGTTGCAGATGTTCGCGGGCACCCCGGAGTCGTACGAGGCCCGGCCGCTCGCCCGGGCCTACCTCGACCAGGTCCCCGCGGCCTGGGACGACACACGCCTCCTCGCCGGCGAACCCGGTCAGGAAGCCGTACTGGCCCGCCGCAGCGGCGAGCGCTGGTTCCTGGGTGGCCTCTACGCCGGTGCCGCCCGCACGGCCGCGGTGCCGCTGTCGCTCGGTCCGGGCCGGTGGCTGGTGGAGACGATCCGGGACGGCGCCGACGGCCTGGTCCAGGACCGGCAGGTCCTGCGCGGCGGCGACACGCTGAGCGTCGACGTCGTGGCCAACGGCGGCTTCGCCGCGCTCGCCTGCCCGTGGCGGCCCGGCCTCACCACCTGCTACCGCTGA
- a CDS encoding glycosyl hydrolase family 95 catalytic domain-containing protein, translating into MTSQPERHSQPARRAVLGTALGGAAAAALPGTAHAEEPMASPGAVGRPWKLRDAMTTDGAWARFLHDQDLRWTRLPTLWYEGPFLGDGQLGSMIYQEPGANQIRFTVQHGRVQDHRPEFGSGWGTCRLPVGHLTLEPAGTITAVDWRLSLWNAELTGTVTTTAGTLTLAALIHDEVLAVRVKATGGERAIWTFHPEEAISPRKISEAPPTGYTANPAWTTRTTSDGTEQVLQPLTGGGQTATAHRRTGDDLLLSVGHSHPSGTAAEADSLRNLRRAKSYSTLRSRHTDWWHAFYRKSFVSFPDQRLQSFHWIQLYKVASASRAGGPVMATSGPWLEPTPWPAVWWNLNVQLEYWLIHGFNHPELDSLATTLRQNQEQLIANVPDAYRADSSGIGRSSDMFANRGVGRPGTGAETGDLTWALHNVWLSYRHSMDKSLLRDTIYPVLRRAINYYLHFLTPGSDGKLHLPSTLSPEYPVVPPQDTNYDLALIRWGCQTLLDSAQLLGIEDELTPRWQEVLARLTPYPVDANGFMIGADTPYAQSHRHYSHLLMVYPLYLVNWDQPENRDLITKSLVHWHALTGAHRGYSYTGAASMYAMSGDGDTAITYLRKFFDPTTRYPCRANTHYTEAGPVIETPLSASQSLHDMFCQSWGGVIRVFPAVPSAWADLTLHNFRTEGAFLVSAVRKAGTTRFIRVKSLAGEPLKLRHGLTGHLTAVLDDGTPARTHDLGDGTLAIDLPRGREVLVHTGSRPDLSIAPVAVSEPGPAWGLP; encoded by the coding sequence ATGACCTCACAGCCGGAGAGACACTCGCAGCCGGCCCGCAGAGCCGTACTCGGCACCGCGCTGGGCGGAGCCGCGGCGGCCGCGTTACCCGGTACGGCCCACGCCGAAGAACCCATGGCTTCGCCCGGTGCCGTCGGACGCCCCTGGAAACTCCGGGACGCCATGACCACCGACGGCGCGTGGGCCCGATTCCTGCACGACCAGGACCTGCGGTGGACCAGGCTCCCCACCCTCTGGTACGAGGGTCCCTTCCTCGGCGACGGCCAACTCGGCAGCATGATCTATCAGGAGCCCGGCGCCAACCAGATCCGTTTCACCGTCCAGCACGGCCGGGTCCAGGACCACCGCCCCGAGTTCGGCAGCGGGTGGGGAACCTGCCGTCTCCCGGTAGGCCACCTCACCCTCGAACCGGCCGGCACCATCACCGCCGTCGACTGGCGGCTGAGCCTGTGGAACGCCGAGCTCACCGGCACGGTCACCACCACGGCAGGCACCCTCACCCTCGCCGCCCTCATCCACGACGAGGTCCTTGCCGTCCGGGTCAAGGCCACCGGCGGTGAACGGGCCATCTGGACCTTCCATCCCGAGGAGGCCATCAGCCCCCGCAAGATCAGCGAGGCCCCGCCCACCGGATACACCGCCAACCCGGCCTGGACCACCCGCACGACCTCCGACGGCACCGAACAGGTCCTCCAGCCCCTCACCGGCGGCGGCCAGACCGCCACGGCCCACCGCCGCACCGGCGACGACCTGCTTCTCAGCGTCGGCCACAGCCACCCCTCCGGCACCGCCGCGGAAGCCGACTCGCTGCGCAACCTGCGCCGCGCGAAGTCGTACAGCACGCTCAGGAGCCGCCACACCGACTGGTGGCACGCGTTCTACCGCAAGAGCTTCGTCTCGTTTCCCGACCAGCGGCTCCAGAGCTTCCACTGGATCCAGCTCTACAAGGTCGCCTCCGCGAGCCGCGCCGGCGGCCCCGTCATGGCCACCTCGGGACCCTGGCTGGAGCCCACGCCCTGGCCCGCGGTCTGGTGGAACCTCAACGTCCAACTGGAGTACTGGCTCATCCACGGCTTCAACCACCCGGAGCTCGACTCCCTCGCCACCACGCTGCGCCAGAACCAGGAACAGCTCATCGCCAACGTGCCGGACGCCTACCGCGCCGACAGCTCCGGCATCGGCCGCAGCTCCGACATGTTCGCCAACCGCGGCGTCGGCCGGCCCGGCACCGGCGCCGAGACGGGCGACCTCACCTGGGCCCTGCACAACGTGTGGCTGTCGTACCGGCACTCCATGGACAAGTCCCTGCTGCGCGACACGATCTACCCGGTGCTGCGCCGGGCCATCAACTACTACCTGCACTTCCTCACCCCGGGCAGCGACGGCAAGCTGCACCTGCCCAGTACCCTCTCGCCCGAATACCCCGTCGTACCGCCGCAGGACACCAACTACGACCTGGCCCTGATCCGCTGGGGCTGCCAGACCCTCCTCGACTCCGCCCAACTCCTCGGCATCGAGGACGAGTTGACACCGCGCTGGCAGGAGGTGCTGGCCAGGCTCACGCCGTACCCGGTCGACGCCAACGGCTTCATGATCGGTGCCGACACCCCCTACGCCCAGTCCCACCGCCACTACTCGCACCTGCTGATGGTCTACCCCCTCTACCTCGTCAACTGGGACCAGCCCGAGAACCGCGACCTCATCACCAAGTCGCTGGTGCACTGGCACGCGCTGACCGGCGCCCACCGCGGCTACAGCTACACCGGCGCGGCCTCCATGTACGCGATGAGCGGCGACGGCGACACCGCGATCACCTACCTGCGCAAGTTCTTCGACCCCACCACCCGTTACCCGTGCCGGGCCAACACCCACTACACGGAGGCCGGCCCGGTCATCGAGACCCCGCTGTCCGCCTCGCAGTCCCTGCACGACATGTTCTGCCAGAGCTGGGGCGGAGTGATCCGCGTCTTCCCGGCCGTCCCGAGCGCCTGGGCGGATCTGACCCTGCACAACTTCCGCACCGAGGGCGCCTTCCTGGTCAGCGCCGTCCGCAAGGCGGGGACCACCCGATTCATCAGGGTCAAGAGCCTGGCGGGCGAACCCCTCAAGCTGCGGCACGGCCTCACCGGGCACCTCACCGCGGTGCTGGACGACGGCACCCCGGCCCGCACCCACGACCTCGGCGACGGCACCCTCGCCATCGACCTGCCCCGCGGCCGCGAGGTGCTCGTCCACACCGGCTCCCGCCCCGACCTGAGCATCGCGCCCGTCGCCGTCAGCGAGCCGGGGCCGGCCTGGGGTCTGCCGTAA
- a CDS encoding acyl-CoA dehydrogenase family protein: MADPSARNSDAELVERVRKLQPLIRSHALRTEQARRVTGEVVTALTDAGVLRMNVPRRYGGYQTSVRTQVDVLSEVSAACGSSGFMALIQAGCAFIAALFPDEAQDEIFTGPDVRVSGTLIPKAKARPVDGGYVVEGTSPFATGCQDSDWHLLTTVADSGGVRPPDLLWTAIPMTDLDVLDDWHVSGLAGSGSNSVVAHDVHVPAHRVLPLGPLLGGSHPSRRNSEDPFYGMPVLLLFCAWTAAGALGPARAALAEFGERIHQRGITYTIYEQQHTAPVTHLQFAEAAMKISCAELLTADFVSLIDARVADGNRYTPEERARIRAQAGYVARLCKEAVDLIGSASGASSLRLEVPVQRAVRDLNALSLHSFVNPAANLELYGRVLSGLDAGTPFL, translated from the coding sequence TTGGCTGATCCATCCGCACGGAACTCGGACGCCGAACTCGTCGAACGTGTACGGAAACTTCAGCCCCTCATCCGCTCACACGCCCTGCGCACCGAACAGGCACGCCGGGTGACCGGCGAGGTCGTCACGGCTCTCACCGATGCCGGAGTGCTCCGCATGAACGTGCCCCGCCGGTACGGCGGTTACCAGACCTCGGTGCGGACGCAGGTCGACGTACTGAGCGAGGTCTCCGCCGCGTGCGGGTCGAGCGGATTCATGGCGCTGATCCAGGCCGGGTGCGCGTTCATCGCGGCACTCTTCCCTGACGAGGCGCAGGACGAGATCTTCACCGGCCCCGACGTACGGGTCAGTGGCACCCTCATACCGAAGGCGAAGGCCCGTCCGGTGGACGGCGGTTACGTGGTCGAGGGAACCTCTCCGTTCGCCACCGGCTGCCAGGACTCCGACTGGCACCTGCTGACCACCGTGGCGGACTCCGGGGGCGTCCGCCCACCGGATCTGCTGTGGACGGCCATTCCCATGACCGACCTGGACGTGCTCGACGACTGGCACGTCTCCGGTCTGGCCGGGAGCGGCAGCAACAGTGTCGTCGCCCATGACGTCCATGTGCCGGCCCACCGTGTCCTGCCACTGGGGCCGTTGCTGGGCGGGTCCCACCCCTCGCGGCGCAACAGCGAAGATCCCTTCTACGGCATGCCCGTCCTCCTGCTGTTCTGTGCCTGGACAGCGGCCGGCGCCCTCGGCCCGGCCCGGGCGGCACTGGCGGAGTTCGGCGAGCGCATCCATCAACGGGGCATCACCTACACGATCTACGAGCAGCAGCACACCGCCCCGGTGACGCATCTGCAGTTCGCCGAGGCCGCGATGAAGATCTCCTGTGCCGAACTGCTCACCGCCGACTTCGTCTCACTGATCGACGCCCGGGTCGCGGACGGCAATCGGTACACGCCGGAGGAACGGGCTCGGATCCGGGCCCAGGCCGGCTATGTGGCGCGGCTGTGCAAGGAGGCCGTGGACCTGATCGGTTCCGCATCCGGCGCGTCGTCGCTGCGTCTGGAGGTGCCGGTCCAGCGTGCCGTGCGGGATCTCAACGCGCTGAGTCTGCACTCCTTCGTCAACCCCGCCGCCAATCTGGAGCTGTACGGGAGGGTGTTGTCAGGGTTGGACGCCGGTACGCCGTTCCTCTGA
- a CDS encoding FadR/GntR family transcriptional regulator produces the protein MSLTDKAIEDIRELIRTGALPPGSKLPPEPDLAAQLGLSRNLAREAVKALAVARVLEVRRGDGTYVTSLQPSLLLEGLGGAVELLQGDSVALQDLMEVRRLLEPMATALAATRISDAQLAEVKRHLDAMRDARDDVAQLNAHDAAFHRAVVSATGNETLLTLLEGISGRTLRARIWRGLVDDKAAGRTLAEHEAIYNALSARDSALSQAAALLHVSNTEQWLREHLRSGEALPFGTTAGN, from the coding sequence GTGTCTTTGACGGACAAGGCCATTGAGGACATCCGTGAGCTGATCCGGACGGGTGCCCTGCCTCCGGGCTCGAAGCTCCCACCGGAGCCGGACCTGGCCGCGCAACTGGGGCTGTCCCGCAACCTCGCCCGCGAAGCGGTCAAGGCGCTGGCCGTCGCCCGGGTTCTGGAGGTCCGGCGGGGCGACGGCACCTATGTGACCAGCCTGCAGCCGAGCCTGCTCCTGGAGGGGCTCGGCGGCGCCGTGGAACTGCTGCAGGGCGACTCGGTCGCGCTGCAGGACCTCATGGAGGTACGGCGACTCCTGGAACCGATGGCCACGGCCCTGGCCGCCACCCGGATCTCCGACGCCCAACTGGCCGAGGTGAAGCGGCACTTGGACGCCATGCGGGATGCCCGCGACGACGTCGCACAGCTCAACGCCCACGACGCCGCCTTCCACCGCGCCGTCGTCTCGGCCACGGGCAACGAGACCCTTCTCACCCTCCTGGAAGGGATCTCCGGACGCACCCTGCGCGCCCGTATCTGGCGCGGTCTGGTCGACGACAAGGCCGCGGGCCGCACACTCGCCGAGCACGAGGCGATCTACAACGCCCTGTCCGCGCGTGACTCCGCCCTCAGCCAGGCCGCCGCCCTGCTGCACGTGAGCAACACCGAACAGTGGCTGAGGGAGCACCTGCGCTCAGGCGAAGCCCTCCCCTTCGGAACGACAGCGGGCAACTGA